A window from Neodiprion fabricii isolate iyNeoFabr1 chromosome 2, iyNeoFabr1.1, whole genome shotgun sequence encodes these proteins:
- the LOC124175771 gene encoding WW domain-containing adapter protein with coiled-coil homolog isoform X1 produces the protein MVMHARKPQRISDGYFEKHQAHPYQNAKYSSSKGGYSSSTTSSDSRYEGRMRDSPNGNSYSPAGGMGMAMGADRDSPRSYPAKPLYKKERENRDYKLSSRDKYSDCARSPKDKRSRESRDSEHRTNHDRSGAEILHPLKLSSNSSRDSASQRKPAHNSCQDKRGDERGGGAMERTARFGDWSEHMSSSGKKYYYNCKTEISQWEKPREWIVRTDSRQRQSNDYSSRSSHDKHSNSRSNSSSSNVRDGKSSRQSDKREYWSSCGGSSGGSSREDISIRERERDKERERERERERESCREEVGVERQAQDMDISPGDSTPTSEPLTSSTHDTLPQGPVLLATALPRLTSHPPSTPQTPGKLSSPTQQQGNSNAPGPPVSLVNLPRLLSQITGNKEQPDITPQKALQTIQTAIMLSRQKFTILQQSGSSDRGNGGNDVMAPLKVDTTGNVASEGPPTPTHSETQDCIDARKLTSPGGTNPGVQGVSSLQGLGTLASLSSLGNGGGLQALSRVQPPLTPSLTPSLANHYREDLTQHVRAFPADNLEKQAQKLSEEAHTMGSLQCTRVSAELKTARSIVRLTEIQATLQEQRILFLRQQIQTLEELKSQNSFMSDDS, from the exons ATGGTAATGCATGCAAGGAAACCACAAAGGATTAGCGATGG GTACTTTGAAAAGCACCAGGCCCATCCCTATCAG AACGCTAAGTATAGCAGTTCGAAGGGCGGCTATTCATCGTCGACAACGTCGTCGGACAGTCGATACGAGGGGCGAATGCGCGATTCCCCAAATGGTAACTCGTACAGTCCGGCAGGAGGCATGGGGATGGCGATGGGAGCGGACCGCGATAGCCCTCGTAGCTACCCAGCGAAACCTCTTTACaaaaaggagagagaaaacaGAGACTACAAGCTATCCTCTAGGGACAAGTATTCGG ATTGTGCACGATCCCCGAAAGACAAGAGAAGCCGTGAAAGTAGGGACTCTGAGCACAGGACCAACCATGATAGGAGCGGCGCAGAG ATTTTACATCCCTTAAAACTATCGTCAAATTCATCACGAGATTCGGCATCTCAACGAAAACCAGCACATAATTCCTGTCAG GACAAACGGGGTGATGAGCGAGGTGGTGGCGCCATGGAGAGAACGGCTCGATTTGGGGACTGGTCGGAGCACATGAGCTCATCTGGGAAAAAGTATTACTACAATTGCAAGACGGAAATCTCGCAATGGGAGAAACCCAGAGAATGGATCGTCCGGACAGACAGTCGGCAACGTCAATCTAACGATTATTCATCTAGGTCAA GTCATGATAAACATTCCAACTCAAGATCAAATAGTAGCAGTAGCAACGTCCGGGACGGCAAGTCATCGCGGCAGTCTGATAAACGGGAGTATTGGAGCTCGTGTGGCGGAAGTAGCGGTGGTAGTAGCAGGGAGGATATTTCAATTAGAGAACGAGAACGTGACAAAGAACGAGAAAGGGAACGCGAAAGGGAAAGAGAATCCTGCAGGGAAGAGGTGGGAGTGGAACGTCAGGCACAAGATATGGACATCTCGCCGGGCGACTCCACACCCACCTCGGAACCCCTAACTTCTAGTACTCACGATACACTGCCACAAGGGCCTGTACTCCTTGCAACTG CGTTACCTCGTCTGACTTCGCACCCACCGTCTACACCACAAACACCCGGAAAGCTTAGTTCACCGACTCAACAACAGGGAAACAGTAATGCGCCAGGACCACCTGTTTCCCTCGTTAATTTACCAAGGCTTTTGTCACAAATCACTGGAAATAAAGAACAGCCCGACATCACCCCGCAAAAAGCACTCCAAACCATACAAACAGCCATCATGCTCTCTCGCCAA AAATTCACCATTTTACAGCAGTCAGGTAGCAGCGATAGAGGTAACGGTGGCAATGATGTGATGGCTCCGTTGAAAGTCGACACTACAGGAAACGTAGCAAGTGAGGGACCACCCACTCCGACGCATTCGGAAACGCAGGACTGTATCGATGCTCGAAAGt TGACAAGTCCTGGTGGGACAAATCCTGGAGTACAAGGTGTCAGCTCTCTGCAAGGGTTGGGGACACTGGCGTCGTTAAGTAGTCTAGGAAACGGGGGAGGACTGCAAGCCTTGTCCAGGGTGCAGCCTCCGCTTACCCCTTCCCTCACACCCTCGCTAGCCAATCATTACCGAGAGGATTTAACGCAGCACGTGCGTGCTTTTCCTGCTGACAACCTTGAGAAACAG GCACAAAAACTCAGCGAGGAAGCACACACAATGGGTAGCCTGCAGTGTACACGAGTCTCAGCTGAGCTCAAAACAGCCCGGTCAATAGTGAGGCTAACGGAAATCCAGGCGACATTACAGGAACAAAG GATATTATTTCTCCGTCAGCAAATTCAGACACTGGAAGAGTTAAAATCCCAAAATTCCTTTATGTCCGACGATTCTTAG
- the LOC124175771 gene encoding WW domain-containing adapter protein with coiled-coil homolog isoform X2: MVMHARKPQRISDGYFEKHQAHPYQNAKYSSSKGGYSSSTTSSDSRYEGRMRDSPNGNSYSPAGGMGMAMGADRDSPRSYPAKPLYKKERENRDYKLSSRDKYSDCARSPKDKRSRESRDSEHRTNHDRSGAEILHPLKLSSNSSRDSASQRKPAHNSCQDKRGDERGGGAMERTARFGDWSEHMSSSGKKYYYNCKTEISQWEKPREWIVRTDSRQRQSNDYSSRSSHDKHSNSRSNSSSSNVRDGKSSRQSDKREYWSSCGGSSGGSSREDISIRERERDKERERERERERESCREEVGVERQAQDMDISPGDSTPTSEPLTSSTHDTLPQGPVLLATALPRLTSHPPSTPQTPGKLSSPTQQQGNSNAPGPPVSLVNLPRLLSQITGNKEQPDITPQKALQTIQTAIMLSRQQSGSSDRGNGGNDVMAPLKVDTTGNVASEGPPTPTHSETQDCIDARKLTSPGGTNPGVQGVSSLQGLGTLASLSSLGNGGGLQALSRVQPPLTPSLTPSLANHYREDLTQHVRAFPADNLEKQAQKLSEEAHTMGSLQCTRVSAELKTARSIVRLTEIQATLQEQRILFLRQQIQTLEELKSQNSFMSDDS, encoded by the exons ATGGTAATGCATGCAAGGAAACCACAAAGGATTAGCGATGG GTACTTTGAAAAGCACCAGGCCCATCCCTATCAG AACGCTAAGTATAGCAGTTCGAAGGGCGGCTATTCATCGTCGACAACGTCGTCGGACAGTCGATACGAGGGGCGAATGCGCGATTCCCCAAATGGTAACTCGTACAGTCCGGCAGGAGGCATGGGGATGGCGATGGGAGCGGACCGCGATAGCCCTCGTAGCTACCCAGCGAAACCTCTTTACaaaaaggagagagaaaacaGAGACTACAAGCTATCCTCTAGGGACAAGTATTCGG ATTGTGCACGATCCCCGAAAGACAAGAGAAGCCGTGAAAGTAGGGACTCTGAGCACAGGACCAACCATGATAGGAGCGGCGCAGAG ATTTTACATCCCTTAAAACTATCGTCAAATTCATCACGAGATTCGGCATCTCAACGAAAACCAGCACATAATTCCTGTCAG GACAAACGGGGTGATGAGCGAGGTGGTGGCGCCATGGAGAGAACGGCTCGATTTGGGGACTGGTCGGAGCACATGAGCTCATCTGGGAAAAAGTATTACTACAATTGCAAGACGGAAATCTCGCAATGGGAGAAACCCAGAGAATGGATCGTCCGGACAGACAGTCGGCAACGTCAATCTAACGATTATTCATCTAGGTCAA GTCATGATAAACATTCCAACTCAAGATCAAATAGTAGCAGTAGCAACGTCCGGGACGGCAAGTCATCGCGGCAGTCTGATAAACGGGAGTATTGGAGCTCGTGTGGCGGAAGTAGCGGTGGTAGTAGCAGGGAGGATATTTCAATTAGAGAACGAGAACGTGACAAAGAACGAGAAAGGGAACGCGAAAGGGAAAGAGAATCCTGCAGGGAAGAGGTGGGAGTGGAACGTCAGGCACAAGATATGGACATCTCGCCGGGCGACTCCACACCCACCTCGGAACCCCTAACTTCTAGTACTCACGATACACTGCCACAAGGGCCTGTACTCCTTGCAACTG CGTTACCTCGTCTGACTTCGCACCCACCGTCTACACCACAAACACCCGGAAAGCTTAGTTCACCGACTCAACAACAGGGAAACAGTAATGCGCCAGGACCACCTGTTTCCCTCGTTAATTTACCAAGGCTTTTGTCACAAATCACTGGAAATAAAGAACAGCCCGACATCACCCCGCAAAAAGCACTCCAAACCATACAAACAGCCATCATGCTCTCTCGCCAA CAGTCAGGTAGCAGCGATAGAGGTAACGGTGGCAATGATGTGATGGCTCCGTTGAAAGTCGACACTACAGGAAACGTAGCAAGTGAGGGACCACCCACTCCGACGCATTCGGAAACGCAGGACTGTATCGATGCTCGAAAGt TGACAAGTCCTGGTGGGACAAATCCTGGAGTACAAGGTGTCAGCTCTCTGCAAGGGTTGGGGACACTGGCGTCGTTAAGTAGTCTAGGAAACGGGGGAGGACTGCAAGCCTTGTCCAGGGTGCAGCCTCCGCTTACCCCTTCCCTCACACCCTCGCTAGCCAATCATTACCGAGAGGATTTAACGCAGCACGTGCGTGCTTTTCCTGCTGACAACCTTGAGAAACAG GCACAAAAACTCAGCGAGGAAGCACACACAATGGGTAGCCTGCAGTGTACACGAGTCTCAGCTGAGCTCAAAACAGCCCGGTCAATAGTGAGGCTAACGGAAATCCAGGCGACATTACAGGAACAAAG GATATTATTTCTCCGTCAGCAAATTCAGACACTGGAAGAGTTAAAATCCCAAAATTCCTTTATGTCCGACGATTCTTAG
- the LOC124175771 gene encoding WW domain-containing adapter protein with coiled-coil homolog isoform X5, translated as MVMHARKPQRISDGYFEKHQAHPYQNAKYSSSKGGYSSSTTSSDSRYEGRMRDSPNGNSYSPAGGMGMAMGADRDSPRSYPAKPLYKKERENRDYKLSSRDKYSDCARSPKDKRSRESRDSEHRTNHDRSGAEILHPLKLSSNSSRDSASQRKPAHNSCQDKRGDERGGGAMERTARFGDWSEHMSSSGKKYYYNCKTEISQWEKPREWIVRTDSRQRQSNDYSSRSTLPRLTSHPPSTPQTPGKLSSPTQQQGNSNAPGPPVSLVNLPRLLSQITGNKEQPDITPQKALQTIQTAIMLSRQKFTILQQSGSSDRGNGGNDVMAPLKVDTTGNVASEGPPTPTHSETQDCIDARKLTSPGGTNPGVQGVSSLQGLGTLASLSSLGNGGGLQALSRVQPPLTPSLTPSLANHYREDLTQHVRAFPADNLEKQAQKLSEEAHTMGSLQCTRVSAELKTARSIVRLTEIQATLQEQRILFLRQQIQTLEELKSQNSFMSDDS; from the exons ATGGTAATGCATGCAAGGAAACCACAAAGGATTAGCGATGG GTACTTTGAAAAGCACCAGGCCCATCCCTATCAG AACGCTAAGTATAGCAGTTCGAAGGGCGGCTATTCATCGTCGACAACGTCGTCGGACAGTCGATACGAGGGGCGAATGCGCGATTCCCCAAATGGTAACTCGTACAGTCCGGCAGGAGGCATGGGGATGGCGATGGGAGCGGACCGCGATAGCCCTCGTAGCTACCCAGCGAAACCTCTTTACaaaaaggagagagaaaacaGAGACTACAAGCTATCCTCTAGGGACAAGTATTCGG ATTGTGCACGATCCCCGAAAGACAAGAGAAGCCGTGAAAGTAGGGACTCTGAGCACAGGACCAACCATGATAGGAGCGGCGCAGAG ATTTTACATCCCTTAAAACTATCGTCAAATTCATCACGAGATTCGGCATCTCAACGAAAACCAGCACATAATTCCTGTCAG GACAAACGGGGTGATGAGCGAGGTGGTGGCGCCATGGAGAGAACGGCTCGATTTGGGGACTGGTCGGAGCACATGAGCTCATCTGGGAAAAAGTATTACTACAATTGCAAGACGGAAATCTCGCAATGGGAGAAACCCAGAGAATGGATCGTCCGGACAGACAGTCGGCAACGTCAATCTAACGATTATTCATCTAGGTCAA CGTTACCTCGTCTGACTTCGCACCCACCGTCTACACCACAAACACCCGGAAAGCTTAGTTCACCGACTCAACAACAGGGAAACAGTAATGCGCCAGGACCACCTGTTTCCCTCGTTAATTTACCAAGGCTTTTGTCACAAATCACTGGAAATAAAGAACAGCCCGACATCACCCCGCAAAAAGCACTCCAAACCATACAAACAGCCATCATGCTCTCTCGCCAA AAATTCACCATTTTACAGCAGTCAGGTAGCAGCGATAGAGGTAACGGTGGCAATGATGTGATGGCTCCGTTGAAAGTCGACACTACAGGAAACGTAGCAAGTGAGGGACCACCCACTCCGACGCATTCGGAAACGCAGGACTGTATCGATGCTCGAAAGt TGACAAGTCCTGGTGGGACAAATCCTGGAGTACAAGGTGTCAGCTCTCTGCAAGGGTTGGGGACACTGGCGTCGTTAAGTAGTCTAGGAAACGGGGGAGGACTGCAAGCCTTGTCCAGGGTGCAGCCTCCGCTTACCCCTTCCCTCACACCCTCGCTAGCCAATCATTACCGAGAGGATTTAACGCAGCACGTGCGTGCTTTTCCTGCTGACAACCTTGAGAAACAG GCACAAAAACTCAGCGAGGAAGCACACACAATGGGTAGCCTGCAGTGTACACGAGTCTCAGCTGAGCTCAAAACAGCCCGGTCAATAGTGAGGCTAACGGAAATCCAGGCGACATTACAGGAACAAAG GATATTATTTCTCCGTCAGCAAATTCAGACACTGGAAGAGTTAAAATCCCAAAATTCCTTTATGTCCGACGATTCTTAG
- the LOC124175771 gene encoding WW domain-containing adapter protein with coiled-coil homolog isoform X4 produces MLACICVDCARSPKDKRSRESRDSEHRTNHDRSGAEILHPLKLSSNSSRDSASQRKPAHNSCQDKRGDERGGGAMERTARFGDWSEHMSSSGKKYYYNCKTEISQWEKPREWIVRTDSRQRQSNDYSSRSSHDKHSNSRSNSSSSNVRDGKSSRQSDKREYWSSCGGSSGGSSREDISIRERERDKERERERERERESCREEVGVERQAQDMDISPGDSTPTSEPLTSSTHDTLPQGPVLLATALPRLTSHPPSTPQTPGKLSSPTQQQGNSNAPGPPVSLVNLPRLLSQITGNKEQPDITPQKALQTIQTAIMLSRQKFTILQQSGSSDRGNGGNDVMAPLKVDTTGNVASEGPPTPTHSETQDCIDARKLTSPGGTNPGVQGVSSLQGLGTLASLSSLGNGGGLQALSRVQPPLTPSLTPSLANHYREDLTQHVRAFPADNLEKQAQKLSEEAHTMGSLQCTRVSAELKTARSIVRLTEIQATLQEQRILFLRQQIQTLEELKSQNSFMSDDS; encoded by the exons ATGCTTGCTTGCATATGTGTAGATTGTGCACGATCCCCGAAAGACAAGAGAAGCCGTGAAAGTAGGGACTCTGAGCACAGGACCAACCATGATAGGAGCGGCGCAGAG ATTTTACATCCCTTAAAACTATCGTCAAATTCATCACGAGATTCGGCATCTCAACGAAAACCAGCACATAATTCCTGTCAG GACAAACGGGGTGATGAGCGAGGTGGTGGCGCCATGGAGAGAACGGCTCGATTTGGGGACTGGTCGGAGCACATGAGCTCATCTGGGAAAAAGTATTACTACAATTGCAAGACGGAAATCTCGCAATGGGAGAAACCCAGAGAATGGATCGTCCGGACAGACAGTCGGCAACGTCAATCTAACGATTATTCATCTAGGTCAA GTCATGATAAACATTCCAACTCAAGATCAAATAGTAGCAGTAGCAACGTCCGGGACGGCAAGTCATCGCGGCAGTCTGATAAACGGGAGTATTGGAGCTCGTGTGGCGGAAGTAGCGGTGGTAGTAGCAGGGAGGATATTTCAATTAGAGAACGAGAACGTGACAAAGAACGAGAAAGGGAACGCGAAAGGGAAAGAGAATCCTGCAGGGAAGAGGTGGGAGTGGAACGTCAGGCACAAGATATGGACATCTCGCCGGGCGACTCCACACCCACCTCGGAACCCCTAACTTCTAGTACTCACGATACACTGCCACAAGGGCCTGTACTCCTTGCAACTG CGTTACCTCGTCTGACTTCGCACCCACCGTCTACACCACAAACACCCGGAAAGCTTAGTTCACCGACTCAACAACAGGGAAACAGTAATGCGCCAGGACCACCTGTTTCCCTCGTTAATTTACCAAGGCTTTTGTCACAAATCACTGGAAATAAAGAACAGCCCGACATCACCCCGCAAAAAGCACTCCAAACCATACAAACAGCCATCATGCTCTCTCGCCAA AAATTCACCATTTTACAGCAGTCAGGTAGCAGCGATAGAGGTAACGGTGGCAATGATGTGATGGCTCCGTTGAAAGTCGACACTACAGGAAACGTAGCAAGTGAGGGACCACCCACTCCGACGCATTCGGAAACGCAGGACTGTATCGATGCTCGAAAGt TGACAAGTCCTGGTGGGACAAATCCTGGAGTACAAGGTGTCAGCTCTCTGCAAGGGTTGGGGACACTGGCGTCGTTAAGTAGTCTAGGAAACGGGGGAGGACTGCAAGCCTTGTCCAGGGTGCAGCCTCCGCTTACCCCTTCCCTCACACCCTCGCTAGCCAATCATTACCGAGAGGATTTAACGCAGCACGTGCGTGCTTTTCCTGCTGACAACCTTGAGAAACAG GCACAAAAACTCAGCGAGGAAGCACACACAATGGGTAGCCTGCAGTGTACACGAGTCTCAGCTGAGCTCAAAACAGCCCGGTCAATAGTGAGGCTAACGGAAATCCAGGCGACATTACAGGAACAAAG GATATTATTTCTCCGTCAGCAAATTCAGACACTGGAAGAGTTAAAATCCCAAAATTCCTTTATGTCCGACGATTCTTAG
- the LOC124175771 gene encoding WW domain-containing adapter protein with coiled-coil homolog isoform X3, whose protein sequence is MRDSPNGNSYSPAGGMGMAMGADRDSPRSYPAKPLYKKERENRDYKLSSRDKYSDCARSPKDKRSRESRDSEHRTNHDRSGAEILHPLKLSSNSSRDSASQRKPAHNSCQDKRGDERGGGAMERTARFGDWSEHMSSSGKKYYYNCKTEISQWEKPREWIVRTDSRQRQSNDYSSRSSHDKHSNSRSNSSSSNVRDGKSSRQSDKREYWSSCGGSSGGSSREDISIRERERDKERERERERERESCREEVGVERQAQDMDISPGDSTPTSEPLTSSTHDTLPQGPVLLATALPRLTSHPPSTPQTPGKLSSPTQQQGNSNAPGPPVSLVNLPRLLSQITGNKEQPDITPQKALQTIQTAIMLSRQKFTILQQSGSSDRGNGGNDVMAPLKVDTTGNVASEGPPTPTHSETQDCIDARKLTSPGGTNPGVQGVSSLQGLGTLASLSSLGNGGGLQALSRVQPPLTPSLTPSLANHYREDLTQHVRAFPADNLEKQAQKLSEEAHTMGSLQCTRVSAELKTARSIVRLTEIQATLQEQRILFLRQQIQTLEELKSQNSFMSDDS, encoded by the exons ATGCGCGATTCCCCAAATGGTAACTCGTACAGTCCGGCAGGAGGCATGGGGATGGCGATGGGAGCGGACCGCGATAGCCCTCGTAGCTACCCAGCGAAACCTCTTTACaaaaaggagagagaaaacaGAGACTACAAGCTATCCTCTAGGGACAAGTATTCGG ATTGTGCACGATCCCCGAAAGACAAGAGAAGCCGTGAAAGTAGGGACTCTGAGCACAGGACCAACCATGATAGGAGCGGCGCAGAG ATTTTACATCCCTTAAAACTATCGTCAAATTCATCACGAGATTCGGCATCTCAACGAAAACCAGCACATAATTCCTGTCAG GACAAACGGGGTGATGAGCGAGGTGGTGGCGCCATGGAGAGAACGGCTCGATTTGGGGACTGGTCGGAGCACATGAGCTCATCTGGGAAAAAGTATTACTACAATTGCAAGACGGAAATCTCGCAATGGGAGAAACCCAGAGAATGGATCGTCCGGACAGACAGTCGGCAACGTCAATCTAACGATTATTCATCTAGGTCAA GTCATGATAAACATTCCAACTCAAGATCAAATAGTAGCAGTAGCAACGTCCGGGACGGCAAGTCATCGCGGCAGTCTGATAAACGGGAGTATTGGAGCTCGTGTGGCGGAAGTAGCGGTGGTAGTAGCAGGGAGGATATTTCAATTAGAGAACGAGAACGTGACAAAGAACGAGAAAGGGAACGCGAAAGGGAAAGAGAATCCTGCAGGGAAGAGGTGGGAGTGGAACGTCAGGCACAAGATATGGACATCTCGCCGGGCGACTCCACACCCACCTCGGAACCCCTAACTTCTAGTACTCACGATACACTGCCACAAGGGCCTGTACTCCTTGCAACTG CGTTACCTCGTCTGACTTCGCACCCACCGTCTACACCACAAACACCCGGAAAGCTTAGTTCACCGACTCAACAACAGGGAAACAGTAATGCGCCAGGACCACCTGTTTCCCTCGTTAATTTACCAAGGCTTTTGTCACAAATCACTGGAAATAAAGAACAGCCCGACATCACCCCGCAAAAAGCACTCCAAACCATACAAACAGCCATCATGCTCTCTCGCCAA AAATTCACCATTTTACAGCAGTCAGGTAGCAGCGATAGAGGTAACGGTGGCAATGATGTGATGGCTCCGTTGAAAGTCGACACTACAGGAAACGTAGCAAGTGAGGGACCACCCACTCCGACGCATTCGGAAACGCAGGACTGTATCGATGCTCGAAAGt TGACAAGTCCTGGTGGGACAAATCCTGGAGTACAAGGTGTCAGCTCTCTGCAAGGGTTGGGGACACTGGCGTCGTTAAGTAGTCTAGGAAACGGGGGAGGACTGCAAGCCTTGTCCAGGGTGCAGCCTCCGCTTACCCCTTCCCTCACACCCTCGCTAGCCAATCATTACCGAGAGGATTTAACGCAGCACGTGCGTGCTTTTCCTGCTGACAACCTTGAGAAACAG GCACAAAAACTCAGCGAGGAAGCACACACAATGGGTAGCCTGCAGTGTACACGAGTCTCAGCTGAGCTCAAAACAGCCCGGTCAATAGTGAGGCTAACGGAAATCCAGGCGACATTACAGGAACAAAG GATATTATTTCTCCGTCAGCAAATTCAGACACTGGAAGAGTTAAAATCCCAAAATTCCTTTATGTCCGACGATTCTTAG